DNA sequence from the Phoenix dactylifera cultivar Barhee BC4 chromosome 13, palm_55x_up_171113_PBpolish2nd_filt_p, whole genome shotgun sequence genome:
taattattattattattattattattattattttctttggctggttttatttttttttttgtcttttagcCACGAGCCCTTAAAGCCGTAATTCGTTAATATATatgtacacacatacatatatatacgctaacacacacacatatatatacatatacatatatatacatacatacatatatatacatacgcaTGTATACATACACCTACATGCATgcctgcatgcatgcatacatacatacaaacaaACATATACATTACATacctacatacatacacatacgtACGTCTTTTTTTAAGAGCTCTCTAGCCCCAacgtacgtacgtacgtatgtacgtatgtatgagTACAACGTCATCCTCGCCAACGGCAACCTCGAGTCCCAGGTCTCCCTGGCCGTTTGCATTAAGATGTACAGCGCCCATCTCGATGGCTCCTGCGACTAGCTCTCCATCGGCCTGACTGAGTGGTCTTGGGCTCGGGTCGGACTCGGACCTGTGCTCAGCCCAAGCCGGAGGAAAAACATATTTCCAGGCCGGCCTAGGGTAAGGGAGTGGGCCGCCCAGTCTGGGCCATTTCCAAGCCCCACCATATCCCCCGATCTACTGGTCAAACCAACCGCCCTCACCTTCTACTGCCGCTGTCTGCGAGCGACCGACGGGTACTAGGACGATCTCTTTCTTCTtcgcttccttttcttctcttcctcattCCCGTCAAACTCTAATTCCCCCCTCCCAAAACCCTAAATCCTTGCCCCTTCTTGTGCCCCTCTGCTATCCTTATACCCCGCCATGGATTCCGATCCACGCCTTCCTCCCGACGACGGCCCTTCCGATCCAAGCCCTAACCCTAGACCAGAGCCCGACCCCGATCCCAAGCCTCAAGAATCCACCGTGGAGGAACGGCTGAGTTCTCTTTCCGGGGAGGATTCAGGCAATGCCGCCGGCTGTCGAGCGCCTGCGAGCAACGGATTTCTGTGCGCGGATTTCTATGCCGGCGATGAGATCGAGGAAGAGGAGCCTCCGGTTGCTTCGTGTTCGGTGGATGAGATTGATGGTGCTGCTGGAGAGGCCCGGGCGTCGTCGTCCCACGGCGGCGTGTCTTGGAGGGAGAGCTCGGAGCAGGACGAGGACGCGCCGCCTAGCCCTAGCAGTAGTGGGTATGCTGGAGAGAGGGGGAGCAGTGGAGAGAGTGGGATCGAGGAGGTCGACGACGGAGGTGCTTCCCAGGATGATTGGTGCCGTCGAAAAGAGCATCGTGATGAGGTGAGTGCTGCAATTCTTTGCTTCTTCGTCATGGTTTCTGAATTTTGGCGCTAGGATATCTGGAATGTGGTTGTTGCTGATATTTTATTTAGACCTATTAGGACCGCCCATAAAGTACTACTTCTTGATATTCCCTCCCGTCATCTTTATTTCTCTAGAATAGCACCAGGAAACCACGATAATGTTGTTATAAATGATATGGGAAACTAGGTAGTTTAATGCATAAAAGTATTACAACTATAGGTGATTTTATCCACCCGAGCATTGTGGAGAATGTCATGGAAATGGTCCTACTTCATCAGGAACCAATACATAGCTACTGCGATGTACTCAAAGCAAGAGTTGAAACATTCATACATGCACGCAGAGAAGTATGAAGTATTCATTGCATTCTATAAATGTTGACTCCAGAGGTGGAGGTTCTGGAGACTACTTGAAAGTGAACCATCTCAATTGTATTCTAGGAGAAGAGTGAATATTTCTTCAGGGAATTATAGTAAGTAGAACATTGAACATCTGTGCTGTAAGTGTTTGTCTTTCCTATCCCGGGCTTGCTTCCATCTTGCATGGTTGTGTCTGCAGTCATAAGTATTTCGAAAAAAGGATTTGCTAGCTTCcatgcttttttatttttcatgtttTGGCTGGTGAAGTAAACATGGTTGTGGAATATATTCAAAACGACGAAATTTTAGTGAATGAACAGTACTGACTTATGTCCATCTTCTTTAAATTCAATTAGTAAGTGTTGCTAACAGAAGCTGAAATCACCAGATCATTTAAGGGGTATGGAGACATGCACGTTATCAAAATTATTAGGCTTGTTTGGCTGGTATTTCTTCTGATATTTTGATTCTAAGCTGTCTGACGTTAGTTTGGTTCTATAAAAGAAGGTGAAAAAGTTATGGTGCTCTACTAGTTTCTGCCTGGATCCGATGACTTCCGCAAATCTATGAAAAGAGTATGGTTTAGGGCAGGATAGAATCAGTATCTCTTCTTCCATCTAGTTCCTCTCAAAATAATTCATACACTTTGGTATTGTTTCTGGATATGCTTAATTACTGCTTCTTGTCTGCCTGGTGGTGTAAGTTTCTTTTGCTGACTCCATCATATGGATTAGTGCTAACCAGTCATCAGCGAACATTTAGGTTTCAGCCACTGGCTTAGACATGGTTTTGTGCAAAATCCTTTATCATGCTTTGTAAGCAGAGAAGAGTCATAAGAATATAATCATATTGTGACAACTCTTGTTTTTCTCCCTCATTATTAAAATTCTGTTGTCTATGATCACTGAGGTGCATGCTTACAAACAAGggaatttaatctttttttctATTCATGTTTTGTAAGTGAAGttttttatatgttttttttggCATGCTTGGCAAGCAGAAGCATACCTAATATTTCCTTTATTATTTATGCTTAAGTAGGTGAGCAATGTATATGAAATAGGTGCTCATCCCTGAGTTTGTTTCAGATCATGTTATGTTCCAGAAAGTATTTCAACATGCATGTATTGAAAGCTGGTGTAGTAAAATTGATAGCTGCAGCTGAAGAAGACTTGCACTTGAACAGTGAGTACCCTTGGCAATTAGGGGGCTTTTCACacaatattgttttttttttttttgattgtggCTATTCATAGTCTTCATTTAAACTTCGGCCTGGTTCTAATGGTTGTGCCCTATATATTGAGAGAGGAGGAGGCAATTTTTGCTTTTTCGATCATGTGTTTTATAGTAAATCGTCGCAATCTGGCCTTGGATATAGTAAtgattttttcctctcttttatcTCGCTTGATTTCTTATAGTTATTGGTGTTCTTTAGACAAGTTAAATATATCTTCTTGGACAAAAATGTGCTTTGCTAATGTTCTTTAAAATGATAGTCAAGATATGTCATATCGTACCGAACCGGATGGTATGGAGCATACTGTAATGTACCGGTTCGGTATCAGTACACGATACAGGAGGTGTATCGACATTCGGTACGCCGAACCGGCCCTCGTACCAGGCATACCAACACGGCGATAGGGTGGCATCTGTATGGGCCCTAGTACCGAGATGATGTACCTTGATAATAGTAGATGAATACTTTCATGCTAATGCTTACATTTCACTGCTCATTTCGCTACCCTTGATGTTGACTATCTATAGTATCGATTGAGACCTTACGAGATATTTAATAGTGTTTTCTCTGTAATCTTGAGACAGTCACTTGATGCCAATGGCAAGGTACCTATATGCTTCCTATTTTACTTTTGGGTGGACTTAAAGGTGCTAGGTCATAAAAAAGTAAATGTTCATAATATGCATTCTTATAATTATCCTTTCAtgcatttaatttcttttgataTTGTTTCTCAAAAATAATCCCTTGATATTCCTCTAAAAGCTCCACAAATGTTCGCCTAAAAGTTCTTAGGCTAAACTCACTTAGACCAATGAGTTTTTGCTTTTCAGAACAACCTTTGTATACTATGATGGTGGCATTTGCAGTGTTTTGAAACTGGCTGTAGATAGAAACTATGTTCTAGATTTACTTGCTGATTCTTGCCATGCTTATTCCAATTTCTAGGCTGCTAAAGTTATTGTCATGCATCTGATTGACAGCAGATGAAGTACAAAATGTTTATCAAATTTTTTATCATTTGTATGCATGAGttatttttatatctttatCGTCAGATTTTTTTAGTAAGTCAACATTCGGTTACTTTAATCTTCTTGTTTTTCATCAATGTGCTTTGTGCCCCAATTTTTTTTAAGCTTCTGGGTTCCAAACTGGAACTAATGTTTACTAACATGTTGGTTCTTATCACCCTGTAAAAGAGCCTCTATTCTGAAATTTGTTCTTGTAACACTTGATGTCTATTTGAAGTGCAGGATGATGCTTCAATTTCATGGAGAAGACGGAAGAAACACTTCTTCATGTTGAGTCACTCCGGGAAACCAATATACTCAAGGTACACTTAGAATTTAGCACTAACATAGTTTCATATTTGGTTATTGTTACACTGGGACAAAGAACAACATGGTTCAGTAGATACAATGCATCTTGATTTTTTGAAaatgttgtttacttatgtaACATCTTGCTGCACTTTCAGGTATGGAGATGAACACAAACTAGCAGGATTTTCAGCAACCTTGCAAGCTATCATTTCTTTTGTTGAGAACAGGTATGCTGCTATATCCAGCTTATGTGGGAGCTGACCAGCAATCCTCATCCTACTTACTTGTGATTGGCAAGCCATTTCTTAGacattatgtcatttacatgaTCTAGTTAAATTATGTACAAGATGGATTATTGCAGTGTTCTGTTTATCTTTTTGTGCAGTGGAGATCGTGTCAAACTTGTAAGAGCCGGTAACCATCAGGTCAGCTGGCCTTTCTCACCAACAATAATTGATCTCTGAAATCTTGTTGTTTGTCAGTAGCAGCTATTTTTCCCTTCGTGTAAATGGACATGAAATGGAGCTTTGCATGTCATAGTGACATATCATCCGTATACTTCGtacagaaaaaaaatcttttgaataaTTGGCGcaatatttgaaattttgaactGTTCCAGCTTTGTTTAATCAGTTTGTTTGGTAAAATAGCAAACTGTGAAGTTTTTTGTATATGCCACAAGAAGCATGAATTTAAATGATCCTAAATTCTTATGTTtagtccttttcttttttaacctTCACTGGCCCTTGGGGGCTAATTTAGGACTATGTGCTAGAATTTATGGTGCCTTGGGTCATTGAAGGTGGTATCAGACTATTTGGTAGATTGATGGTTGAACTTTTATTTTGTAGAATCTGGAAGGATGCAGATAGATGAATATTTCATATGATTATATTCATTTTGGACCATTATAGATTAAATATTTTAGAGTCTCATGTGTGTAGGTTGCAGATATCACATTTGCTCTTTTCTGAGTTATTTTCTTTGTTGTATATTCAGGTAGTTTTTCTTGTGAAAGGTCCGATTTATTTAGTTTGCATAAGCTGTACAGAAGAGCCCTGTGAGGCATTGAGGGAACAATTAGAGCTCATCTACAGTCAGGTACTAATGATATGGTATGATTTAAGAGGCAGCATATTAGAAATTTATATAAACATAAGCATTTACATCTCTTGGACTTTTCCTGGTATTATATCCATTTTATGCACCTAGACATCAGCAATACATTTCTATTGATCCCATTGCCTTTTTGGTCATGATATGGTGCAGATGCTGCTTATCTTGACAAAGTCAGTTCATAGATGTTTTgagaaaaatccaaaatttgATATGACTTCCTTGCTGGGAGGAACAGATGCTGTTTTCTCCTCTCTGATTCATTCCTTCAGCTGGTTTGTATTCTTCCTTTTCTGTTGCTGTTAATATGGATTTGTGGAAATTTAAACTTTATCTAACTGGTCCCCTCAATTTCTATTGGTAAGTCTGCTTCAGGCGAGTCAGCTATTGGGTTTGAACCAAACATTTTCCTTCCATGCCGGTGCTCCTGAAGCAAATAATTAGGAATACCTACAACCACTAGTCATAATTTAGTACATTTTTTTTAGTAAAGTAAACTAAGCTCTCAGTTTCTATTTTTACATGGATGTTGAAATTATCATGTATTAATTAAAAGCTTAAATGTGCTGATAATTAGAAGACTATGAAGAcaatgaaaccaaaaataagagaaaaattgAAATCCTGATTAGGTGAATTATGCTAGAGCAATATGGATGTGTGAGCATATGCACAAAATGATTTTTCCTTTTGTTAAGAAAGTAATATCATCACCAGCGTGCTTTATTCAATTTTTTTCAGGGTGCACTTCATGACACCTGTCATGTAAATTTTAATGCTtaacttcttgtcatatagACTGGGGATGTTCCTTTGAGATTGGGCCTGTTGTCAATCACACAGTTCTTTAACGATCAATACCAAACATGAAAAGTTTGGGGAAATATTGACTTGTATATAAATCAGGAGATGGGACATCTTTTCTAGGATTCTCGTACCTGTCCTCCTACATTTGTGGATAGGTCTTGTATATCTTGCATGGTAACCAATAGTAACCACTGCAAAGATATTGTATGTGTGGAGAGGATATGTATTGAAAAATCAACAAAACATCATCGCATAATCAGCAGGGCTTATCCCCTTTTGGGCTTTTGGCAGCTGTTGGCAAGGTGCTATGGGTTGTTTCTCAAATGGCATTTGATGGAACAAATAGGTAAAAAGGTTCAATAATGGCATGAGGATGATCATCAAATTGCCTATACAGATGAGTAAACATGCTATTTTTATGGATTATAGTTGGTGGTGATAGAGTAAAAAATCGCCAAGTATATTGCTTAAAGAAACAATTATGTTACAAGAATGTTACCACAAAAGTTCATGATAAAGCAGAATCACAATGCGTGAACGATTGTTGTGCATCTAGTAAATTATTCTTGATGTCAGTTTCTATCCTTTCAGGAATCCTGCTGCATTTCTTCATGCATATACATGCCTTCCTCTTGCTTATGGAACAAGACAAGCAGCTGGTGCTATTTTGCAAGATGTTGCTGACTCAGGAGTTTTATTTGCACTATTGATGTCTAAGCACAAGGTTCATCCAAAATTTCTTGTTCAGTATCTGAAAATTGAGACAATTTTATCAAGAATTTATTTTTAGTTACTGTGCAGTTCCAAGTGTTTAAGCAAGATCTCATCATGTCAGTGTCTTTGGTATTCTTTCACCATTACCAATAGATGCCTGAGTAGTAATGTAGTTGGATAATGATACTAACAGGTACACATGGCTTTTATATGTGCACGCACCATGTGCATATTTTTAGCACTACTCTTGCCCTAAGCTTGTGCTTGCAGCTTGAGTGGCTTTCACGTGTCTATCTTAATATGATGTgaaatattagattaattgtctGTGAAATAAGAGATTCTGATGACACATCAGATGGAAATACTGGTATGTTGTTTGACCAGATATATGATTCTTTCATGTCACTTGATTATACAATGTATAAAAGAAGATTATATTTTGAATGTGATCTCTACTGCAACACAAACATGGAGTATCTCATGCATTTTACAAGTGGTCCTATGTTTAGACGATGGTGGTGTATCATCAAGTATGTTCCTCTTATAGAGTCCTGTGGATGGCATCCCAGTGAATGAATTTTGACAAAGCCTGTCCTTCAATATTATTTAATGGATCTTTGTTCTTTCATCATCTTGTCCTGTCATCTCTTTAGATTAAGTTctctccttttgttttttttttttcttctggtaGAAACAGGGAAATACCCAAGTTACTTCTTTCTACCGTATGTACAAGTCATGGCATTAGTCGTTACAATTACAATGAGATCAGGATTAACCATGTCAGTTTACAGAAACCCAGCATTCGTGCCAATAACATGTCTGGCCATAATCAGCTGCCTTGTTTCCATGCGataaatttgaattattaaGTTGCCTATTTCAATGTATTATTGCTACTTGACATGCTTGATCTCGTAGGCCTCAATTTTTTGTTTGTTGTCTATCTGTTGTGGAACCATGTTAGAAGCCGCTATATCAATATGAATTGGTTTTTGTTCAGCTCTTTTTTTGCTTGAAACAGCCATCTTTTGTTTTGACTTGTTTAAATTGAGTTGCAACTTAAAGATTTTGCTTCTTAAATGGAACCCTACAATTTTGTTTTGTATATCTGCTTCAAGGCGTTCattgtaagtttttttttagatCTTATCAACAAGTAGTTAATTGACTAGTAACTCTTGGTGTATGTAATGACAATATATTTGTTGTAATCATCGAAATCATATCGACCTGTTGGAAATAACTTAAGGAGATGAAATGttttctaatattttctttCACGGGTAACATGTGCTCTCTCCTCCTTGATCAAAGTTTGGATTCTCAAAGTTGATTTTGGTAATATGGTGCGCTGCCTTTTTTCTATAATAAACTATTGATTAATTCACTTTCTTGTCATCCAAGAGATATTCTTAATACTCTCTCATTCATTTGCTGGTCTGATGTGACTCTATGTTAAAACTGCAGGTTGTCAGCCTTGTTGGAGCACAGAAGGCCTCTCTTCGTCCGGATGACATGCTCTTACTTGCCAACTTTATATTGTCTTCCGAATCATTTAGGTAACTAAATAACTTGTTTGGAAAATTTGGTATTATCTAGAAGATCTAGCactagaaaatatagaactataTGTTTGGTAAATCAAATAAGGACGAGGTCAAAATTTAGTGGACTTGATTAAGTAGGCCCAGTAGAGATTTATTTGAGATGGCAAGAAACTAGATGTACATGAAAGTTTCAGATTGATAGAGCAGGATCCTCTAAGGAATTTTGAGGGAAGTTGTGTCCAATGACCATGTTCTGTCCTAACTTCTTTCAAACCTGCGAGGAAATAACTGGTGAAAGATACTCATGAGGCAACATGGCCTGCTTGTTTTGTATACAAAACCTATTTCAATATTTATTCAGATCAGTTTTAAACTTTTGAATATGTATAAACATATTCAACTCGCTGAGTTATCTGCATGCAAAATAGGTCATGGTTCTTTATCATGGTATACAATTTTGTTTTCGATTTATAGTATATATTCTCTGAGTAAACTTGGTATATTTAGGTGAGTTGAGTAATCTTTGGTTTCTATCAACTAATTCAAAAATCTCTTGTGCTACAGTAAATGTGGATATTCATTGAAAAGATGCAACTCTCTTCAGGACATCTGTGTCCATGAAGTTAAATGTGCAGAATCTACTGCTGATGCCTTCTTTAATTTCACCTCTTAATAATAACCTGGAATAGCTGGCCTGGATTTTTACTTTCTATTTTTTCCAAAAGGAGTGTGTTCAGTATATATGTCTTCATAGTACTACTTGCTTATTGTATGTTTTGCATAAACAGTTCATACACCCAAGTCACATGTATGAGCTTCTGGACTGTTTGAGAGTTAAGGCCAAGGCCTTAAAATTTTAAGAATGGCAGAATTTATGCTGGTACTTTATAAGCTTATTTAAGGGATCATGCtcttacatattttatatttccATGGTGCAGGACTTCTGAATCTTTTTCACCAATTTGCTTACCAAGATATAATCCAATGGCATTCCTATATGCTTATGTCCATTTTTTTGATGTGAGTGAGATGTGTATTTAACATCCACATGTATGGTATCTTTGATTTTGAATCATGTGAGAAGACCTGTTTGACCAGAAATTACATGACACCCAATTGCAAAATTTTCATTTCTCTTCATATATGCATTTGTTAGGCCACTGGCTACTGTCTCAGCAAGTTGCCTTATTTTACAGGGGGATACATATTTGACATTGCTTACTACCAGTTCAGATGCCTTCTATCATCTCAAAGATTGCAGGTTGAGTTGCTACACATAAAGAGAGAAAGGGCTATATTTAATTTAGCATAAGCATCTGTAATCTAATTTTGCATCCAATTTATAGAATTACTTTGAATATCATTATCCCCAAGTAAAATGATAATTTCAGTTTCATTGATATTACATAGGCTTCGCA
Encoded proteins:
- the LOC103711407 gene encoding vacuolar fusion protein MON1 homolog isoform X5; translation: MDSDPRLPPDDGPSDPSPNPRPEPDPDPKPQESTVEERLSSLSGEDSGNAAGCRAPASNGFLCADFYAGDEIEEEEPPVASCSVDEIDGAAGEARASSSHGGVSWRESSEQDEDAPPSPSSSGYAGERGSSGESGIEEVDDGGASQDDWCRRKEHRDEDDASISWRRRKKHFFMLSHSGKPIYSRYGDEHKLAGFSATLQAIISFVENSGDRVKLVRAGNHQVVFLVKGPIYLVCISCTEEPCEALREQLELIYSQMLLILTKSVHRCFEKNPKFDMTSLLGGTDAVFSSLIHSFSWNPAAFLHAYTCLPLAYGTRQAAGAILQDVADSGVLFALLMSKHKVVSLVGAQKASLRPDDMLLLANFILSSESFRTSESFSPICLPRYNPMAFLYAYVHFFDGDTYLTLLTTSSDAFYHLKDCRLRIEAVLVKSNVLCEVKRSMLDGGLHVEDLPVDSSLRSGSMSPPLGLDKMTAGSLSSCLGTGGPAGLWHFMYKSIYLDQYVSSEFSSPINNFNQQKRLYRAYQKLYTSMHDKGTGPHKTQFRRDENCVCYVAVLLCWITQDFELYAAFDPLADKALAIKVCNRVCQWIRDSENEIFLLGASPFSW
- the LOC103711407 gene encoding vacuolar fusion protein MON1 homolog isoform X1; the protein is MDSDPRLPPDDGPSDPSPNPRPEPDPDPKPQESTVEERLSSLSGEDSGNAAGCRAPASNGFLCADFYAGDEIEEEEPPVASCSVDEIDGAAGEARASSSHGGVSWRESSEQDEDAPPSPSSSGYAGERGSSGESGIEEVDDGGASQDDWCRRKEHRDEIMLCSRKYFNMHVLKAGVVKLIAAAEEDLHLNMQDDASISWRRRKKHFFMLSHSGKPIYSRYGDEHKLAGFSATLQAIISFVENSGDRVKLVRAGNHQVVFLVKGPIYLVCISCTEEPCEALREQLELIYSQMLLILTKSVHRCFEKNPKFDMTSLLGGTDAVFSSLIHSFSWNPAAFLHAYTCLPLAYGTRQAAGAILQDVADSGVLFALLMSKHKVVSLVGAQKASLRPDDMLLLANFILSSESFRTSESFSPICLPRYNPMAFLYAYVHFFDGDTYLTLLTTSSDAFYHLKDCRLRIEAVLVKSNVLCEVKRSMLDGGLHVEDLPVDSSLRSGSMSPPLGLDKMTAGSLSSCLGTGGPAGLWHFMYKSIYLDQYVSSEFSSPINNFNQQKRLYRAYQKLYTSMHDKGTGPHKTQFRRDENCVCYVAVLLCWITQDFELYAAFDPLADKALAIKVCNRVCQWIRDSENEIFLLGASPFSW
- the LOC103711407 gene encoding vacuolar fusion protein MON1 homolog isoform X3, encoding MDSDPRLPPDDGPSDPSPNPRPEPDPDPKPQESTVEERLSSLSGEDSGNAAGCRAPASNGFLCADFYAGDEIEEEEPPVASCSVDEIDGAAGEARASSSHGGVSWRESSEQDEDAPPSPSSSGYAGERGSSGESGIEEVDDGGASQDDWCRRKEHRDEIMLCSRKYFNMHVLKAGVVKLIAAAEEDLHLNMQDDASISWRRRKKHFFMLSHSGKPIYSRYGDEHKLAGFSATLQAIISFVENSGDRVKLVRAGNHQVVFLVKGPIYLVCISCTEEPCEALREQLELIYSQMLLILTKSVHRCFEKNPKFDMTSLLGGTDAVFSSLIHSFSWNPAAFLHAYTCLPLAYGTRQAAGAILQDVADSGVLFALLMSKHKVVSLVGAQKASLRPDDMLLLANFILSSESFRTSESFSPICLPRYNPMAFLYAYVHFFDGDTYLTLLTTSSDAFYHLKDCRLRIEAVLVKSNVLCEVKRSMLDGGLHVEDLPVDSSLRSGSMSPPLGLDKMTAGSLSSCLGTGGPAGLWHFMYKSIYLDQYVSSEFSSPINNFNQQKRLYRAYQKLYTSMHDKGTGPHKTQFRRDENCVCYVAVLLCWITQDFELYAAFDPLADKESAE
- the LOC103711407 gene encoding vacuolar fusion protein MON1 homolog isoform X4, coding for MDSDPRLPPDDGPSDPSPNPRPEPDPDPKPQESTVEERLSSLSGEDSGNAAGCRAPASNGFLCADFYAGDEIEEEEPPVASCSVDEIDGAAGEARASSSHGGVSWRESSEQDEDAPPSPSSSGYAGERGSSGESGIEEVDDGGASQDDWCRRKEHRDEIMLCSRKYFNMHVLKAGVVKLIAAAEEDLHLNMQDDASISWRRRKKHFFMLSHSGKPIYSRYGDEHKLAGFSATLQAIISFVENSGDRVKLVRAGNHQVVFLVKGPIYLVCISCTEEPCEALREQLELIYSQMLLILTKSVHRCFEKNPKFDMTSLLGGTDAVFSSLIHSFSWNPAAFLHAYTCLPLAYGTRQAAGAILQDVADSGVLFALLMSKHKVVSLVGAQKASLRPDDMLLLANFILSSESFRTSESFSPICLPRYNPMAFLYAYVHFFDGDTYLTLLTTSSDAFYHLKDCRLRIEAVLVKSNVLCEVKRSMLDGGLHVEDLPVDSSLRSGSMSPPLGLDKMTAGSLSSCLGTGGPAGLWHFMYKSIYLDQYVSSEFSSPINNFNQQKRLYRAYQKLYTSMHDKGTGPHKTQFRRDENCVLLCWITQDFELYAAFDPLADKESAE
- the LOC103711407 gene encoding vacuolar fusion protein MON1 homolog isoform X2; the encoded protein is MDSDPRLPPDDGPSDPSPNPRPEPDPDPKPQESTVEERLSSLSGEDSGNAAGCRAPASNGFLCADFYAGDEIEEEEPPVASCSVDEIDGAAGEARASSSHGGVSWRESSEQDEDAPPSPSSSGYAGERGSSGESGIEEVDDGGASQDDWCRRKEHRDEIMLCSRKYFNMHVLKAGVVKLIAAAEEDLHLNMQDDASISWRRRKKHFFMLSHSGKPIYSRYGDEHKLAGFSATLQAIISFVENSGDRVKLVRAGNHQVVFLVKGPIYLVCISCTEEPCEALREQLELIYSQMLLILTKSVHRCFEKNPKFDMTSLLGGTDAVFSSLIHSFSWNPAAFLHAYTCLPLAYGTRQAAGAILQDVADSGVLFALLMSKHKVVSLVGAQKASLRPDDMLLLANFILSSESFRTSESFSPICLPRYNPMAFLYAYVHFFDGDTYLTLLTTSSDAFYHLKDCRLRIEAVLVKSNVLCEVKRSMLDGGLHVEDLPVDSSLRSGSMSPPLGLDKMTAGSLSSCLGTGGPAGLWHFMYKSIYLDQYVSSEFSSPINNFNQQKRLYRAYQKLYTSMHDKGTGPHKTQFRRDENCVLLCWITQDFELYAAFDPLADKALAIKVCNRVCQWIRDSENEIFLLGASPFSW